aaaatgtaacaattattattttagtttcattttatttaatttttttctcttctctcgtTATTTTCTTACGTTGATAAATGCAAGAGatacaacactttcacaataatttcataacaaattttatgtggCAAATTGTAAGTggttggtaaaaaaataatagcaatGATAGACTCAAATGATAATCAATAATAGATTACCacattaaatttattgtaaaattatagtGAATGTAGCATCTCGGTCCATTATCTTGTTCAAGTGTGGGCTAAATATGCAATAAGAAATAAGTCACACTTAGATTGATGCCATGAAATAGTACACATTTGGAGAGTTTTGCACCCCATCTCTAGCCATGCATGTAGGGTTGTATACAAGCGGAGTCTTAAATGCAAGGTTGTTAAGCCCGAACCAAACCGTACAGTCCAACCGAGTTAACTAGGAATCGTTCATCAAGAGGGTTCTTTAAACTCCAAGAACTGGCCTATGCAAGAAAGTCAGTGAACCGTGCTAACCGTAAACAGTTCTTACAGGTCAAACCGTtaaattttctggaaaattttTGGTACTTACAAGCTTACCACCATTGTTGAAGGCTGAAACTTCAACTATCGTGAGACGCTATCAAACTTGAGATCGCACCCCCATCTTCCTGTTCTTCTTCTCTGTCTCACTCGCACTCTCTCCCTCTGTGTTTTTGACAATATTGTTTTGGCATTTTTCCCGCTagagtcttcttcttttttggcaaATGGAGTCTCCTTTTTTGCTACTTTCAACTCAGCCACTAATATTTGCTTTACTGTCAACCACCAATGCTTTACTGTCAAGCACTTCTAGCTTTTGTATTTAACCCATTTTTAGTGCATGTTTGGATTTGGCTAAAAAGGAAAGTATTTGCATGGTTGCATTTTTGTATGGGACCTGCACGtacttttttcagcaaaaataactttaaaattgggtctcacagcactattcacacatttaaaaattattttgttacagtgtttttagtttttaacaataagtagtatccaaacagacccttaaatAGGCAGGCATCCTACAGGATTCAAATGGGCTTGggcataaaatatttttgattgGGTTGTCAAATAGGCTTGGCCATGGGCAGACAAACCAATTTCTCTCTTAACCATTTTATGGGtctcataaaattaaaaataaaaattattgggtACTCAAATGagatttgtcatcacttaagaGATCCAACAAAAATGCTAAgtgtatatacatataaaattatttatctttattttagttaaaatttcgatttttactaatttaatatatttgtttattttttaaataattattaaattaattatgatgtcaTCACGGTTTAACCTCGGTCCAACCTCAAAAAACTTGAATCTCTTCTTTTTACGATTCATTGAACGGTCCGGATTTCAAAACCATGCTTAAATGTTCTTgactatttatttaattttatttcgaaCACGAGCCGATCTCAAGCTTATGAAACAAATTAGACTACACGTTTAAACTTAGTTCACTTTATTCTTTTCCTATATATAGTAAACACGAAgactaaatttttattatccTTTTGCAAATCTatgctaataattaataaataaattattgttgaaattatattattaaagttACTTAAATagaatgattttcttttatgaactcataaaaattaagtttagtaagaaaaaaaactatttatattatcaataaattattaatactaatttaatattttagggtcttctcaaaaaaaaaaaatcttaggaACTTATTTACAATTATACACAATCAACCATCAAGTCCATATAagtatattttctttatatgtGACTATGagtatacatataaatatacaaTGTAATATATAGTTAAATTGAGCCtcatattattatgtttgaacTTGACTCCTTTATGTTGATCCTAAACTTGGATTTGAGTTTGGTTCGTTTACTAAATAAATagacataaataaattttttcctcaACTAAACACAAGTTGTTCACAAACGGTTCAGTTTAATTATAGTTTTATACACACATTCCCTAACCCTAATTATGATGGATTAATGAAATCTTGAAGCAGTCCAAAAATGTCCTATGTATACCATCTCCATACACtggaaaggtaaaaaaaaaaaaaaatacaaaaacaaataaacacttaTGATTAATAGATAACATGTGAGTAATGACTTAGatataatcaaaagaaaatgcTAACAAATGCCAGtgaactattttaagaaattttttataagaaaataaaaataacaattaatgttttgacgaaaaaaaatttccataaaaGCGGTATCAGAACCTTAtcaaaatggtttattaacaattgttttaAGGGCACTTCTTAACATAATCAACCAGCAAAGCAAAACTAATAACTTTTACAACTTTTGAAgcattaaatttgaattttcactttaaatTTAAGggaaagaaatcaatttttaaaaacaaaaagtgtattttaaaaaaataattaaaaagaaaagggaaagatcATTGATCATAGTGGGAATCAGTGGTTGCGTTGCACAAGCAAGTATACTTTATCATTCTCATTGGGGAGTGGGAATGGTGGGAATCTTTGTCTTTATTGTTTTCATTGATCATACTAACAAAATTGATACAGAGAGTTGCAGAAAGGAGCAGAGCAGAGAAAGATCAAAGCAATGGGAGTGTTGACGAACAAGATCAAGAGGGAGAATCTAAAAACTGGGGATCATATCTACTCCTATAGACTCGCCTATACCTACTCCCACCACGGTGCTCTTtccatttcttcctctttttctttctctatagtcttcattttaatgtttatttatttttttattttggggttGATTAGTATTTAAGTAATTACTCCtgcatttaatatttattttattcataatgaCAAATTTAAgtgttgaaatttttatttatttatttatttatttattttcaaaatatgatttcCCAGTGCAAGATGTGATATAATTGAAATAGCACGATTTCAATGCAAAATTTAAGGAAAGGCTATTCTTCCAAATAATTTTActacaatacttttttttaataattaataattacttaATATTATTTTCCTACAAAAACCCAACTAAAATCATTAGATGCTATATTTTCAATGTGTCCTGTCTTTTTCACTTGGAAATGCTTTTGTGTATCTTGAAAaggtgtgtgtgtatatatatatatttgaataatCTTGTTATGGTATTAAGGGCTCTTGGAGTTGGCCCTCAAATTAACATTTTAGTAGGATTATAGTTGAACTGTTGGAGTTGATTACAATGCTGAAACCCTATTCAATGCTTAATTACCTTTGTCAAGTTATACCAGTAGAGCAGTACTATGAAAAACAGGGGTTATACACTTATACTAGCAGTTAAAGGGTTCTTTGTGTTTGATTGAATGAACGCAATCGTCTTCTCTTGGAAATTGTTTTTACTGCCAGAGTTGATTTCTAGTTTGCTTGATGTATGTATGTTACAATTTTAGCTATTTCAAGTAAGAACAGCTAGTTTCTACTTTGTAACAACAGGGATATATGTCGATGCGGGAAATGTTATCCACTTTACTAGGGAAGAAGGCCAGGAAACTGGTACAGGAACTGTGTTAGACCGCTTCATTGACTTCTCATTATTACCTCGACAACGTCCTTTGGACAATCCATGCCCAATATGTAGTGATCAATCAAATAGTGATCAATCAAAGCGTGATGGAGTCATCTCTTCTTGTCTAGATTGTTTTCTTTCAGGTGGAGGTCTCTACCTGTATGAGTATGGTGTCACACGAACTTTCTTTCTTGCCAAAGCTCGTGGAGGTACTTGCACTCTTGCTTCATCTGAGTCACCCGAACAAGTTATTCATCGTGCCTTTTATTTCCTCCGGAAGGGCTTTGGTGACTATGATGTTATCAAGAACAACTGTGAAGACTTTGCATTATGCTGCAAAACAGGCTTGAAAGTGATTCCTACTGTTAGCATGGGCCAGAGTGGGCAGGCAGCATCCTTTCAAGCTGCTGCTGGTATTGTCATTTCTTCATCACTTGCGTTTCTAGCCCGTTCTTCACCACTTGGATTTCTAGCTACCAATGTTACTGGTCTGGCCGGAGGTTATGGCACATACTGTGTCAATCGTTTGGCTAATGATATTGGAGTACGCCGAGATGTCATGAAAGTTGTTTTAGAGGAGGAAACATGATCTTCTGTTTCCGCCACCCGCTCTGGAACACTCGCTGCATGCAGCGGAAACACTAGATACCTTCTCCCAGAGTAATAATCTTTTGCCATGCGCAAGACTCGAGAGTTATATGTGGTTTGCAAGAATTTGATTATTATGGTGGCAATTGATGACAGTTTGTCATGCAATGAGCGCAACCAAAATTATTTCAGAATTTGTTATGCGTGTGTTTTAAGATATCAAAATGACAGAGGATTTcacttattttactaaaattgaaaaaaaaaattgcgaaAATTACtttagataaagaaaaaagttaactGAATATAataagactcataaatagtaccaaaaaatacaataaattcataaattgtaacaaaaataagttaaataataaaataaattaactttttaatttggagccaaacaAACCCTTACTTATAAAGCAAAGTATGTGTCTATGTGATGTCACTAGTGGAGCCAGGGGGCCGGAGGGGGCAGTTGCCCCCCTGACTTCTCTATAAAAGAAAGCATTTCTATTATGTTTACATGTACCATGAACCAAAACTTTAATGCTCTGCCCCTCCtgacagaagaaaaaaaaatagtcccACTTTCGGcttaccatcttttttttttttctttttttctttttttgttaagaaaCAAACTAAATGCTAAAAACACATCCACTTTAATTTTACTCTTTTGCCAAGCTCAAACACATtaattaacccaaaaaatgtAGAAAACCAACCATTTTAAACCAACCAATTACTAACAACAATGTTCAGAAAACCAAAAGTACAATTGTTTTATGTACCCAacaaattatcacaatattttcataatagttGAGAGCTCAGTCTCttataactcaaaataaaagttaataaaataatgaaatattagaATAGAACCTAACACATACTAGAGATAAgaattttatgataatattgtgacattttattgtGTCCCTAAATTTTTCTCTAAAGAGTAACAAACCAATTTACTACCGAAATAACAAGAAAAAGACTGACTGACACACCAATCCATCcctcattttacaaaaataaataaataaataaataaataataataataataataataataataataataacaataaaaaataaaaatacttaatGTCCTTGTAATGTATTTGATGATACACGAAAATGAGTAGGCTAAAATGCTTCGAGCTATGATAATGGTTGTAAATCCTACTTTATTTATTAACCATAGATCCCACTTTCTTTATTAACCACCAATATCATCCACGATGGTAGTGGATCCAAACAAGTAGACTCATGtctaactctctataaaaggagTGAATCTCATCCATCCAAGGTAAGTTCTAACCATTCACTATCTTATATCTTTGTGtcttagagagaaaactgattTAACCGTCGGAGGGTCCTTGGTCGGATCACACCGGTCACCTTtaacatttctttctttcttttcaggattTACAGCTATTATCATAGCCCGAAGCATTTCAGCCTACTGATCCACGAGACTTACATCACTTAGGAGTTGGTACCTAATCCCAAACCCCATTAGTATTATAACCCTAAAGCTATCTTTTCTATTTGTTCATCCATCTCTTGACTTTATAAGGATTTTAAAGTGTAGGTTTTGTCATATAAGAACttagaaaaatggagaaaatgttGAATTCTATATATTTCTTAAAGGCAATCAATACAGTGAAACTATACaactttgcatatttttatattgatttattttttcagtTTATTTTGATTAACAAATTAGAtgtctaaaatttaattatttagataATTTCTTACTTTGATTGTTAGTAACTATGAATTGgttatttgtatttatttattttattgatatgaaatatatacttgtAGTTAACTAAACTaagtgtgaaaaaataaattatagtttaCGTTTAAATTAGATTTTGAAAGACTATTagaattgtttatttattttgttattaatatgggttaatattttaaactaataagAAGGGTTAAATATGggttaatattttaattttaaaaagataatatttttttgggttatttttttaatgttctttGTAATCTTGCCCCTCTAAACTAAAATCTTGGCTCTGCCAATGTAAGCCTTAAGGAAAGGTTTACTTCATTatctttttaagaataatttaaagaattaattttttatttgggttagGATCATGTTACATCTAGTTTAACATTATCTAATGTTACACTACCTAATAACCCTTAAGTGagttaatattttgaaaactcTACCATTGGATTATGTTTTCTAAATGTTCTTAATATCCATGCCAAATTCCTTATCACTTAGATGTTTTTTACAATTTGATCCATGAAGAcatcttttatgcataattttaaagtataaaaaagttgaaattttaatattttagagCACTTACATTGGTGgctgtataatagaaaaaatttgtaaaatttacattgttttgcctaaaaatgACTCATACCAGTCAGtgtataattgtataaatttacaaatttgctacagtaaccgtataaatttacattgacgTTGTTCATTTTTGCgtttagttttctattttttctttatgtatccCAATAACAATGAAAAGAGTAAATGATTgttgttatgtgtgaaaaaaaaaacaatttaaaaaatcaagaaaattttatattttaatgaaatgaagTGTACAATTGATAATCTGATGTGTAGTATTTTGAAAAgtaagtatgtaaaat
This genomic stretch from Castanea sativa cultivar Marrone di Chiusa Pesio chromosome 1, ASM4071231v1 harbors:
- the LOC142622526 gene encoding protein LEAD-SENSITIVE 1-like, which encodes MGVLTNKIKRENLKTGDHIYSYRLAYTYSHHGIYVDAGNVIHFTREEGQETGTGTVLDRFIDFSLLPRQRPLDNPCPICSDQSNSDQSKRDGVISSCLDCFLSGGGLYLYEYGVTRTFFLAKARGGTCTLASSESPEQVIHRAFYFLRKGFGDYDVIKNNCEDFALCCKTGLKVIPTVSMGQSGQAASFQAAAGIVISSSLAFLARSSPLGFLATNVTGLAGGYGTYCVNRLANDIGVRRDVMKVVLEEET